AACCTGATCCTCTTCCTGAATCCCGGCTGGCAGGAGGAATGGCGGGGAGCCTTGGAGCTGTGGGACCGGGGCATGAAGCGCAGCGAGGAAGAGGATCAGGTTGCACCGCCGGCGCCAGTTGGTCTTGTGGTGGTGCATGGTGAAGTCGGCGTGGATGTTGAGGAAGCCGCCGCGCTCCGTCTGGTGCATGCCGCCGCCCTCCAGGGAGGGGTCCGGCATCAGACCCTCGATGCCGGTGAGCTTCGACAGCCAGGCGACGAAGCGCGGCGAGCACAGCTCGTCCACCACCCGGCCGATGGTGTCCGGGAAGTGTTCCCGGCGGGTGTTGCCAAGCTTGTTCTCGTTGTAATGCTTGTATTGGATCCAGGACGCAGCGTCGGGGGCAGGAAATTCCTCCGCCAGCCGCTGGGCCAGCGCCGGGTCCAGGAGCCCTTCCAGGTGGATGTGGGGGTAGGGACTGGCCTGGGCATATTGCTGCGAGATCTCCGGCAGGCGGGCCTCCCAGCGCTGATAGTCGAAGAACTCGGAGTCTTTGCCGGCCTCTACAGTGGGAGCTGCTTCCGTCGTAGGCGCAGTGGCGGCGGTGCTCGGGGACGTGGTTTCCGGGGAGGAGCTTTTCGGAGGTGTCGTCGTGGACTGGGTCATAGAAAAGACTTTCGGGGTTGTCGGCGCCGGCCGAGGATCTCAGCCGACGTAGCCGAGGGATCGCAGGGCGTCGCGGGTCTCGTCGTCCAACAGCTCCTCCGTGGAACGGCCGGCGAGCTGCTCCTCGAAGGTCGAGAAGAGCTGGGTCAACTGGCGCTGGAATTCCTCCGGCAGCTCGGCGCCGGGCGCCGGGGGCATCAACATTCCGGAGTTGCCGCGATAGATTTTACCGTCCCGATCCACCAGGTAAAACAGGTTGTGGTCCAGCAGGACCATGCTGCCGTCCAGGCGGCGGTCGCGGTAGGGCTCGCGGTAGGTGCGGCGCATGCCGAAGGCCCGGGCCGGGCGGTCCGGCGGAGCCAGCAGGTTGCGTCCGCCGATCTCCGGCGCCTCGACGCCGGCGAGGGCGGCGAGGGTGGCGGCGATGTCCACCGAGCCCACCACCTCGGTGCGGTGGCCGGGGCCCAGCAGCGGTGAACGCACGATGCAGGGAACGTGGATCTGGCTCGGGATCAGGCGCCGGCCGTGGGCCAGGGAGCCGTCCTCGCCGAAGCTCTCGCCGTGGTCCGCCACCACCACCACGTGGGTTTGATAGCGCTCCGAGTCCGCCTCCAGGCGCTCCAACAAGCGTCCCAGCTGGCGGTCCATGAAGCGCACGTCGAGATCGTAGAGGGCTCGCGCCTCGGCCACCGCCGGCGCTACCGGCTCGCCCTCTTCGGCGCGGCTCAGGATGCGGCTGGGGGTGACGGTCTCGCCGTCGCCGGTGTCGCCGTAGGGACTATGGGCGTCGAAGTAATGGAACCAGAAGAATTGCTGCGAGGCGGTGGTGTCGTCGAGCAGCGCCAGGGCGCGGTCGGTGATCTCGTTGGCCAGGTTGTAGAAGCGATCCGGCGCCTGCTCCTCGGGATCTTCCTCTTCGTGCTCGTCCTCGGTCTCGTTGTCGGACTCGTCGTCGGTGTGGGGCCCCGCGGTCTCCGCGTCCTGGCGCCATTGGGAGCCCGGCTTGCCGAGCTCGAAGCGGTCGTCGAAGTGCTCGAAGCCCTGGTCGAAGGCGAAGGTCGAGGCGAGGGGGAACGAGGCCACCACCGCGGCGGTGGCAAAGCCCGCTTCCTGGAGCTTCTCCGGTACCGTCACCAGCTCCGCCGCCAGCCGCTGGCCGTTGCGGGTGACGCCGTGCTGCCAGGGGTGGAGCCCGGTGAGCATGGAGGCGTGGGACGGCTGGGTGGTGGAGGTGGCGGAGAAGCAGCGGTCGAAAATCTCGCCGCCCTGGGCCCAGCGCTCCAGCTCCGGCATGGTGGTGACGCCGCCGTCCGCGGTCCCGTTCTCTCCGGCCACGCCCGTGAAGCTGTCCAGGCGTAGCGTGTCGAGAGTGATCAGCACTACCCGCACGCCGGGCTCGGGCTCGGCGCAGGCGCCGCAGAGGAAGAGTGCCGCCAGCAAAAGAGCCCCCGGCCAGGCACGGCGGCGAGGTTCTCGACGGGGAGCGGATGAGGATTTCTGGTAGTTCAAGCTCGTGATGGATCCAGCGATGGGCACGTCGTGGGGGCCGGCAGCAGGATGTTCGATTTCGATCTGATTCAGAGGTGAAAACAGGGCCGGAAGAGGCAGGAGTATAGCATGCCGTGCTGCGGCAACGAGCTGGGTGACGAGGCGAGGTAGGACGCGGATCGGATACCATCGCCCCATGCTCCCGGTGACCCGTCTCGGCGCGCTTCTTACGAGCTTCTCGAGGCCTTGGATGGTGGCTCTGGCAGCGCTGTGCTTCTTCTTGGCGGTCTGCGGGCTCTCGGCGGGTTGTGGGGCAGGGGGCTCCAGGGAAGGCAGCGCCGAGCCGCCGTTGCGGGTCTTCGCCGCCGCTTCCTTGAGCGAAGCTCTCGGCGAGGTCGCCGCTGCCTACCGCGCCGCCGGCGGGGAAACGGTGGAGCTCAATCTGGCGGGCTCCAACGTCTTGGCGCGGCAGATCGTCGCCGGTGCGCCGGCGGATTTCTTCCTCTCCGCGGACGCGCGGCAGATGGAGGTGGTCCAGGCGGCGGGGCGGGTGCGGGAGGAAGAGGTCTTCGAGCTCCTCACCAACCGTCTGGTGGTGGTGGTTCCGCGCACTTCGCCGGTGCAGAGCTTGGCCTCGCTGGCGGAGCTCGAGGGCTTCGACCGGCTGGCGCTGGCGGACCCGGCGGCGGTGCCGGCGGGAGTCTACGCCCGGCGCTGGATCGAAGCTTCAGCCGGAGAGAACCTGTGGGCTCGCCTCGAGCCCCGCATCGTGCCGGCGGCGGATGTGCGGGCGGCGCTGGCGGCGGTGGCCGGCGGGCACTTGCCGGCGGGCATCGTCTATGCCAGTGATGTCTCGGCCGGGGGTGGGGTGCCGGCGGTCCGCGTGGTCTGGAGCCAAGGAGAGGGCGAAGAGCCGCGCATCGCCTATCCCGCCGCACCAGTCCAGGGAGGACGGGGGGCGGCCAGCCGCGGGTGGGGCCACTTCCTGCGCGGCGACCGTGCGATGGAGATTTTCCGCCGGCATGGCTTTTCTTCCGCAACTCCCGGGATCGCCGGGACCTCCGGGTCCTCCGGGGCCTGAGGAGTCACCGGATGGATCTCACCGGCGTCCTTCTCTTCACCCTGGCGGTGGCCGCTGCCAGCACCGCTTGGATCCTCGTTCCCGGGGTTCTGCTGGCCTGGCTGCTGAGTCGGCCGCGGCTGCGCGGCCGGTCGGTGTTGGAGACCCTGGTCACCCTGCCCCTGGTGCTGCCGCCCACCGCCGTCGGGCTCGTGCTCCTGGCGCTGCTGGGTCGCGGCGGGCCGGTGGGCGGCTGGCTCTACCGCAGCTTCGGGCTGGAGGTGGCCTTCACCGGCCTGGCGGTGGTGCTGGCCGGAGGAGTGATGGCTTTGCCGCTCCTGGTGCGCACCGCCCGCGGCGCGTTGGAGGAAGTTGATCCCCGGCTGCTGGCGGTGGCTCGAACCCTCGGCCGCGGCCCGGCTGCGACCTTTTTCGAGGTGCAGCTGCCGCTGGCCTGGCGCGGCATCCTGGGCGGCGTGGTGCTGGCCTTCGGCCGGGCGTTGGGTGAGTTCGGCGCCACCATCGTGGTTGCGGGTAATATTCCAGGACGCACCCAAACCTTGGCGCTGGCTCTATTCCAGCAGGTGCAGATCGGAGACGACCGCCGGGCACTGCTCTTGGCAGGGCTCGCGGCGGTCTTGGCTTTCGCCGTGCTGTTGTTGAGTCAATGGCTGGTGGGGCGGGGAGAACGGGCTTTGGGACGGCGGCTGTGAGCCGCCGATGGGAGTCATGAGGAGCGATCGTCGATGAACGAAGGGGTGGAGGAACGGGACGGCCTGCTCGAAGAGAGCGCTGCTGAAGACAGTGCTGCTAGAGACAGTGTTGCTAAAGACAGCGTTGCCGAAGATGGGGCGCAGGATGGAGAGGGTCGAGCCGTCGGTGAGACTGGTGTCCAGGAGCCGAGAACACCGGAGGCGCCCCAAGCGGAGCCACCGGTGTTGGAGGTGGACGTGGATCTGCGGGTCACCGGCTTCCGCATCGAAGTGCAGACGAAGCTGGGGCCGTCGGCGGCGGTGCTGGGCCCCAGTGGAGCCGGCAAGTCGGTGCTGCTGGAGGTCATCGCTGGCCTGCGCTGGGCCGAGGGAAGGGTGCGGGTGGGCGGACGGCTGCTGCAAGATTCCGACTCCGGCCTCTTCCTGCCCCCGGAGCGCCGCCAGCTGGGCTACGTGCCCCAGGACGGCGCCCTCTTCCCCCACCTGTCGGTGCGCCGCAATCTGCTCTACGGGCGTACCTCCAGCCTGCGCCCCCGGCGGCCCACCGCCAAGGAGCGGATCGAGCTGGACCGTCTGGTGGAAGCTCTGGAGCTGGGGGATCTGATGGAGCGCATGCCCTCCGGCCTGTCCGGCGGCGAGATGCGGCGGGTGGCCCTGGGCCGGGCGCTGCTGGCCCGCCCCCGCCTGCTGCTGCTGGACGAGCCCACCACCGGCCTCGATCCCCGCCGGGCGCGCCAGGCCCGGGCGCTGATCCAGCGCCTGCGGGACGATCTGGAGGTGCCCATGCTCATCGTCACCCACCAGCCGGAGGACGCCCGGGCGCTGGCCCGGGAGGTGCTGCTCCTGGACAACGGCCGCGTCCAGGCCCAGGGCCCCACGGAGACCGTCCTGCGGCGCCCGGAGGTGCTGCTGCGCTGGCCGGAGTGGGGCGGCGAGAATCAAGTCCAGGCGACGGTGCTGGCCCACGACGCCGAGGGCGGAGTGACCCGAGTGGCTCTAGAGGGCGGCGGCGAGATCGCCGTGCCCCTGCTGGAGGCCCTCGACCCGGGAGACTCGGTGATGCTGGCGGTGGGCGCGGAGGAGGTCCTCCTGGCCACCGAAAAGCCCCAGGGCCTCTCCGCCCGCAACATGCTGGAGACGGCGGTGGACGAGATCATCCCCGTAGGCTCCACCATCTACGTCCGCGCCGGCCGCTGGTTCGCCCGCCTCACCCCCGCCGCGGTATCGGCCCTCGACCTGAGCGTCGGCGCCCGGGTGTGGCTGGTGGTCAAGACCCACAGCTGGCGCTTGGTTTCGGGGTGAGGGGGCTCCTCCGAGCCACCGCTTGTTCCAAGCTCCCTTAGGGCGGGCGCCAGCCCGCCACCTCAAGGCACTGGCATTCGAGGGCACTGGTATTCCAGGGCACTGGCATTCCAAGCCATGGCCAGCAATTCAAGGCACCGCCGAGAGACCCGGCATCTCAAGGAAATAACCCCTTCATGGTATCTTTCGCCGGATCATGAACGCGCTTTTCATCACCTTCGAAGGCCTCGACGGCAGCGGTAAATCGACCCATTTGAAGCGTACCGCCGAGTGGCTCGAAAGGCAGGGGGTCGATTTCGAGACGACTCGGGAGCCCGGGGGGACTCACCTCGGCCAGGCCATCCGGGGGATCTTTCTCGATCCGGAGCGCGGCCACATCGACGGCCGGGTGGAGGCGATGCTGATGTTCGCCGACCGGCGCCAGCATCTGGTGGAGATGATCGAGCCGACCCTCGCCGCCGGCCGCCACGTGCTCTGCGACCGCTTCACCGACTCCACCCTCGCCTACCAGGGCGCCGGCCGCGGGGTGGACCGGGAGGTGCTGCTGGCCATCGACCGCCTGGCCACCCACCACCGGCGGCCGGACCACACTCTGCTCTTCGACCTGCCGCCGGAGCTGGCCCAGCAGCGTGGGCAGTCCCACGCCCGCCGCGCCACCGCCGAGGTCGACCGGTTGGACGCCGAGGGGCTCGACTTCTACCGGCGCGTGCGGGAGGGTTTCTTGGCCCTGGCCGCCGCCGAGCCGCGGCGCTTCACGGTCATCGACACCAGCGGGCCCCTGGAGCAGGCCTGGCAGCTCACGCGGGCTCGGCTGGAGGAGCTGCTGGTGCCGTCCCAGCCGCCGCCGGACCAGGAGGGCACGTGAGCTTTTCCGACACCCTCGAGCTGGCCCGTCGCGGGGAGCTCTACCCGGCCCTCATCCTCCACGGCGGCGACGATCAGGGGCGCCGTGACAGCGCCCTCGAGCTGGCGCGTACGCTGCTGTGCGCGGCGGCGCCGGAGGAGCGGCCCTGCGGTGTGTGCAACCACTGCCGCCGGCTGCAGTGGCCGGGGACCGACGACGAGGTCTTCCATCCCGACTTCCACGTCCTGGAACGCGATCTCAAGACCTCCACCTCGGTGGAGGCGGTGCGCCGGCTGCTGCAGGTGGCCCAGGTCTCGCCCTTCGAGGCTCGGGGGCAGGTCTTCGTGGTGGCCAGCGCCGAGAGCCTGACCGGCGAGGCGGCCAACGCCCTGCTCAAAGCGCTGGAAGAGCCCCACGTCACCGCTCCGCGACACTTTCAGCTGCTGGCGCCGTCCCAATTCGATTTGCTGCCGACCCTGCGCAGCCGCTCCCTCTCGGTCTTTTTGGGAGCGGCGACGGAGGTGGATCCAGAGGCGGTGGCGGCGACGGCGGAGGATTTCGCCCGCTGCATTCTGGAGTACGCCAAGAACGGCGCCGGGGTCTATCTGCTCGCCGCCGCCGGCGTGTTGGGCTCGGCGGCGGATTTCAAGGATCCCCGATCCGGCCGTCCGTGGGCGGTGGCAGCGCGGGCGGTGTTGGGCAGCCTGGAAGTGGAAGGCATGCCGCCGGCGGCCCGTCGGCGGCTGCTGGCCCTGGCGGAGGCGCTGCTGGGCGGTGCCGCCTTTCGGCTGCGAGGCATCCCCGCCGACCGCATCCTCGAGGGGCTGCTGGCCCGGCACCTTGCGGCGAAAGGTTGGGAGGGTCCCTCGGCCGGCCGATAAGCTGCTGCAGATCCCCGGAGCGCTCCCGCTTAGAGGATGGCCCGCTCCAGGCATGGCACTCGGTTTGCACGAAGAAGCAGCACTAGCAGAACGGGCCAATTCGATTCGACGACCTTGTCCAGACGATCTTGTCCACAAGTCACCAAGGAGAGATGACCATGACCTTCCCCCACCGACTGACTTCCGCCCGGCGGCTGGCGTTGATGCCCGCCCTCGGGTTGCTCGGCTTCGCCTTACTCATCCTGCCTGCCTGCGGCGCTTCCGACTCGGCCTCCGACGCTGGTTCGAGCACCGCGGCCCCGGCCCGCACGGCTTCATCCGCCGGCGCTAATGCCGCTACGGACGGCGATCCC
This region of Acidobacteriota bacterium genomic DNA includes:
- a CDS encoding sulfatase → MNYQKSSSAPRREPRRRAWPGALLLAALFLCGACAEPEPGVRVVLITLDTLRLDSFTGVAGENGTADGGVTTMPELERWAQGGEIFDRCFSATSTTQPSHASMLTGLHPWQHGVTRNGQRLAAELVTVPEKLQEAGFATAAVVASFPLASTFAFDQGFEHFDDRFELGKPGSQWRQDAETAGPHTDDESDNETEDEHEEEDPEEQAPDRFYNLANEITDRALALLDDTTASQQFFWFHYFDAHSPYGDTGDGETVTPSRILSRAEEGEPVAPAVAEARALYDLDVRFMDRQLGRLLERLEADSERYQTHVVVVADHGESFGEDGSLAHGRRLIPSQIHVPCIVRSPLLGPGHRTEVVGSVDIAATLAALAGVEAPEIGGRNLLAPPDRPARAFGMRRTYREPYRDRRLDGSMVLLDHNLFYLVDRDGKIYRGNSGMLMPPAPGAELPEEFQRQLTQLFSTFEEQLAGRSTEELLDDETRDALRSLGYVG
- the tmk gene encoding dTMP kinase, translating into MNALFITFEGLDGSGKSTHLKRTAEWLERQGVDFETTREPGGTHLGQAIRGIFLDPERGHIDGRVEAMLMFADRRQHLVEMIEPTLAAGRHVLCDRFTDSTLAYQGAGRGVDREVLLAIDRLATHHRRPDHTLLFDLPPELAQQRGQSHARRATAEVDRLDAEGLDFYRRVREGFLALAAAEPRRFTVIDTSGPLEQAWQLTRARLEELLVPSQPPPDQEGT
- the modA gene encoding molybdate ABC transporter substrate-binding protein — translated: MVALAALCFFLAVCGLSAGCGAGGSREGSAEPPLRVFAAASLSEALGEVAAAYRAAGGETVELNLAGSNVLARQIVAGAPADFFLSADARQMEVVQAAGRVREEEVFELLTNRLVVVVPRTSPVQSLASLAELEGFDRLALADPAAVPAGVYARRWIEASAGENLWARLEPRIVPAADVRAALAAVAGGHLPAGIVYASDVSAGGGVPAVRVVWSQGEGEEPRIAYPAAPVQGGRGAASRGWGHFLRGDRAMEIFRRHGFSSATPGIAGTSGSSGA
- the modB gene encoding molybdate ABC transporter permease subunit is translated as MDLTGVLLFTLAVAAASTAWILVPGVLLAWLLSRPRLRGRSVLETLVTLPLVLPPTAVGLVLLALLGRGGPVGGWLYRSFGLEVAFTGLAVVLAGGVMALPLLVRTARGALEEVDPRLLAVARTLGRGPAATFFEVQLPLAWRGILGGVVLAFGRALGEFGATIVVAGNIPGRTQTLALALFQQVQIGDDRRALLLAGLAAVLAFAVLLLSQWLVGRGERALGRRL
- a CDS encoding ATP-binding cassette domain-containing protein codes for the protein MNEGVEERDGLLEESAAEDSAARDSVAKDSVAEDGAQDGEGRAVGETGVQEPRTPEAPQAEPPVLEVDVDLRVTGFRIEVQTKLGPSAAVLGPSGAGKSVLLEVIAGLRWAEGRVRVGGRLLQDSDSGLFLPPERRQLGYVPQDGALFPHLSVRRNLLYGRTSSLRPRRPTAKERIELDRLVEALELGDLMERMPSGLSGGEMRRVALGRALLARPRLLLLDEPTTGLDPRRARQARALIQRLRDDLEVPMLIVTHQPEDARALAREVLLLDNGRVQAQGPTETVLRRPEVLLRWPEWGGENQVQATVLAHDAEGGVTRVALEGGGEIAVPLLEALDPGDSVMLAVGAEEVLLATEKPQGLSARNMLETAVDEIIPVGSTIYVRAGRWFARLTPAAVSALDLSVGARVWLVVKTHSWRLVSG